GAAAGGGTTTCTGTGAATGATAGTCTCTCAAGATTTAGAATGATATTTTTGAGATGTCATTAGTGTGCTTCTTGTTGAAAGAAATTCATACCTGGTTATAGAGCCTTATATGATGAGGAAGGCCTATCTTACAGCTCTGGCTCAAGTACCACTGATAGTGAGACAGTGGCCACAGAAGGACAGTGAGGTACAAGTGCCCATGGGGTGTCCAGTGGCTGGTGCTTTGCCAGTAATAGATCCGTTGGCCAGGACAGCAGATGGCAGAGGGATCAGTGGAACCTGGATTTGACAGATGGCAGGCTGATAGAAGACTGTGTGTGGGTACTGAACAGGCTGGCAGGCACTGGCTGACAGATGACTGGCTGGGACCAGGTAGGCAGCGTGCGGGTCAGGAGATGCTGAGTAGGCAGATAAAACAGGATGTGTGGTCGGGTGGACCAGGTCAGTATTAGACGGTCAGATCAGGCATATCCAGCAGGCATAGGCAGGGTGCAGGTCAGGGTCAGCATCGTCAGAGCAGGCAGATGAGCAAAAGAACAGAGCAGGATCCAGAGACAAGCCGAGGTCAGTACAGGAGGCGTTCAAGCAGGgtcaaaacaagccgggtcaatcaCAGAAGGCAGATACAGGAACATACCTGCGCATGCGCCTGTGCACAGCTATACGAGCACCCACAGGCCTGCGCCTGGGCATCTGTATGCACCTTATGCCTATTAAGAATTCCTCCACCAGTCATTATGGGCAAGTTTTAACATGAGGAAGCAAATCCCTGTCATTCTACCAAGGTGGTCATCTCCACACAGTAGAGCAAACCGTGGTTAGTCAGCAATGGGGAACAGATCAGCTGCTGGGATGACCACAGGCAATACCAGTGAAGAGTCCTTTACCCTCTGTTTGCCATTTTTTGGGCACAGCATCCACACATTCAGGTTCTCTTTAATACACTGCATTCTATCATTTCAGGTATTAACTGCATACAGGTATCAGATTAATGTATTTTTTGTGTGGCAATGATCTTTTACCGTGCCTACAGATCTAAAAGAATGCTTTTTCAATCTGGATGATTTCAGTTTAGGAAACAATCTCATGTCTGTAGGCCTTTACCTCCATTGGAAGACACCCCAAAACTAAGAattctaaggccgagtactcacgagcagacatgtccgatgaaaccggtccgcggaccgttttcatcggacatgtctgcccggggactgcccggggacttctgttcgatggctgtacacaccatcgaacagaggtccgcgcgtaaacaattcgcggggcgtgtccgcggtgtcgccgcgtcgatgacgcggtgtcgccgcgacaatgacgcggcgacgtgggcggcctgcctttaaaatgcttccacgcatgcgtcgaagtcattcgacgcatgtgagggatggcgggcggcaggacatgtacggtaggtctgtacagacgaccgtacatgtccgggcggacaggtttccactgTCCGAttcgcccgaaaatggtccgctcgggcttacacacggccaaacatgtctgctgaaactggtccgcggaccagtttcagcagacatgtttggtcgtgagtacggggcctaaggggataAAGCAAATATtgggccttatgccacgtacacacgaccgtttttcatgacgtaaaaaattacattttttttttaatgtcattaaaaacgattgtgtgtgggctccagagcatttttcatgacgtgaaaaatgggcattaaaatttagaacatgctctaattttttttgcgtcgtttttcaagatgtcgtttttcatgatgtgagaaacggtcgtgtgtaggctttaacgacatgaaaaaaacctgcatgctcagaagcaagatgggagcactcgttctggtaaaactagcgttcgtaatggagatagcacattcgccacattgtaacagactgaaaagcgcgaatcgtctctcaccaaacttttactaacacgaaatcagcaaaagcagccccaagggtggcgccatctgaatggaacttcccctttatagtgccgatgtacgtgttgtacgtcaccacgctttgctagagcatttttttttttcacgatcgtgtgtaggcaaggcaggcttgacaagaatcgggttgaaaaaaacatagttttttctagaccattaaaaatggtcgtgtgatcGCGGCATTAGACCCATATTGTCAAATTTGCTTCACCTTCTTTAGATGAAATTGTTCATACCGAcctcaaatatatttattttttattattattattattatttttatttattttttaaggcacCATTGAGCACATCCCATATTTCATGTTGCTATGGAGGAACTGCATGCAGTTTGATGCCTACAGAGCACACAGTGCAACTCATTGGAAGACGATTACCTAGAGACATCAGCTGACGATTTATTAATATCAGATCTAAGACAGGTAGGGCTGCTGCCCTGAGCAAACAGTCCACATTAGGTTTTCGCAGTGTAGATTAAAGAATATAAATATCCTGGTTGCTAGGGCAACGACTATATATGTTACCTTTTTCCATGTTCCATCATTATTATTCCAGTTATTCTTGGCAAACTGAATATGTCTGTAAGAATAAGCATGCCTTATACGTATCTTTGGAAAACCAATACTCATAATAGACACACATTATTTATCAgcagtttatttttattctggCTTAGCTTCCCGGGCTAACAAAACAACAATTTTAGTAAGATGTACATTAGATAACAATCTTTTGACTTGTCCATTTTACACTGGTTTAGGAAACCAACTATTGTTTATAGATCATCTTAGTCACccacaaataactaaaaatacaGCGCTGCACTAAACAATGACGTTGTGACGAAACCAGGCAGGGACACGCACGTGACGTCATTGCAATCTGGTTGTGTCCTTCATGCTGTGATTATACAACTCTGTCTTTTTTCTGTGCAGTTTCtagtttttaataaaattgtgGTATCTGGTTCATACCATGTGGAGGAAGGGACACCTTTTATGCTGTTTTTGAGTGACAAGTGCAAAGGAGTTTCGGCATCAGAGGAAGTCAACCAGCCCTGGGAGGTCCTCTCTTCCCCCAATGTAGAAACAATCTGACATCTTTGGGTGTCTTTGCATTTGACCTACTTTCAAGTTGTGTGTCCTACAGTGTGCCAGGAAGCTTCCATCCATGCGAGTTATGACCTCTCTATTAACTTAGGAGGTCATGtaactctggtaagcctccacacATTCATTTCTGGTGACGTTTGTCACACTGGTGCActgatttattaaatgttttaagTGAAGAATGGGATCATAACATTTGAGCTGAAGGGAtactaaaggttccttttttatttatttttttaaaacaaacatgtcatacttacctccactgtgcagtttgttttgcagagagtggcccgatcctcctgttctggggtcccacgtcgGCTCTCGtgtctcctccctgcaagagctaaccggGGGTTACCTTGGGGGCACGCTTCCATGTGATACACTctgcggccatagccgccaagtgtatgactctgcTCCGTCCCTGGCACCCTGCGTCaattatttgattgacagcagcgggagccaatggctgcgctgctatcaatcatccaatgaagagccaacaagATTTTggggaaagcaacgcgggatcgcgcccatggagattttggggctcaggcaagtaaatctgggcgctcgggggggggggggggcccgactgcaaggtgttttttcaccttaatgcataggtatttttagttatttgtgaCCAAAGCCAGGTACatactacaattttttttcctgcatgaaaaaaactgacagctctggtCAGGGCCGCTGCattaaccatgcaaggttagttcaaCGATCTCCCTCCTCCACCAGAACACTtcgatcagcgctctctgccattggctgagagcactgatcgggagcCATTCGGCtgctgattttccagcatgcacctctGACAGAAGACGGACAGCCAGCTTCTGTAGGACAGACCAACATACAAacacgtttatatatatatatatacacacacacattcacataTGTCCCTGCCCCTGTAGCTTACGTCCCTGTAGCTtagaatctaaggtccctaaatcACATTCATacaacacatactagggccaatttagacaggagccaatcaacctaccagtatgtctttggagtgtgggaagaaatCGGGGTATCCAGAGGAAACCAACACAGGCACACGGACATGCAAACTCtgtgcaggtagtgccatggttggaatTCAATGGCACTCCTTTCTGTATTTCTATGGTTTTTGCTTTGCCGAGTGGCAGTTAAAGAGAGCATTGCTGTAAGAGAGCCCCCTGCCACAGCTATTAAACTTTCCTTCATCTGACTTCACAAGCAGTTTAAAAGTTCCCAGCACCTCTTTAAACATGTTATTGTGGGGTTCTGATATCAGCATACACAATTCTTAATCAGTTAacgaccggctcacgccgatatacatcggcagaatggcacggctgggcaaagtgactTTGAATTTCCCGCTGTTCGGGCGCGAGCACGGCCCTGTCGCGGGCTCCAagaccgtgcccacgggacccgcaaAATCGATGTCCACCGgtatcccgcgatcgggtcacaaagctgcaggcaagtgtaaacaaggcatctccccattctgcctagtgacactgatcgtatgctccctctcatcgggagcagcgatcagtgacgtgtcactcgtagccacgccccctaacagttagaatcactccctatgacacagttagccccttcctagccccctagtggttaaccccttcactgccagtcacatttatacagtaatcagtgcatttttatagcactgatcgctgtataaatgtgaatggtcacaaaatagcgtcaaaagtgtccgctatgtcggccataatgtcgcaatcacgataagaaatcgctgatcgctgccattactaaactgaggaaaaaacttttttacaaatattttttggggatatttattatgtttcaatatcttttttataaatgtttaacaATGTTTACACAATACAAATCATACAATAAATTCATCTACTTTTATAATCACTCTCCCACTTACCTGAAACAGGGACATATTTTACACTTTAGGGATCAATAtcccttttttatcacttttaattCTTCCCCTATTTAGTTATCAggatccctttaataaaaatgtaatttatatgtCATTCATACTCCACCTCATCCATTCATATTCAACAACattcaaaagaagaaaaaattgcaGCATTTGTTCTAGGCCAATTTGGTAGTTCCACATCAGGGAGCTGGAGGATCTTTAAAAATCCTGGCATATCCGCCAGATCCCTGAATGTCGCTGTCGATCCCTCATTTTGAGCTTGGAGCTGAAATGGAAATTTCCATCTAtaatttttggagatatttattatagcaaaaagtaaaaaatattgggctagattcaggtacggcgacgtaaatttgtgcgggcgtagcgtatgttatttacgctacgccgccgcaatttagagaggcaagtgcagtattcacaaagcacttgctctgtaagttgcggtggcgtagcgtaaatctgccggcgtaagcgcgccgaattcaaattgttaagaggtgggcgtgttttatgtaaataaaacatgaccccacgtaaatgacgtttctcacgaacggcgcatgcgccggccgtgaatgtatcccagtgcgcatgctcctaatcacgtcgcaaatagtcaatgctttcgacgtgaacgtaatttacgcaaagccctattcgcgaacgacttacgcaaacgacgtacaattttcaaaattcgacgcgggaacgacgtccaaacttaacattggctatgcctcatatagcaggagcaacgttacgccgtaaaaagccttacgcaaacaacgtaaaaaaatccgccgggcgcacgtacgtttctgaatcgatgtatccagctcatttgcatattatacgctgaaatcgacggaatcgccacctaacggccagcgtaaatatgcaccctaagatacgacggcgtaggagacttacgccgctcgtatcttagcctaatttaagcgtatctggttgccagaatacgcttaaatttacgacggcgtagattcagagttacgacggcgtatctactgatacgccggcgtaactctctctgaatctagcccattgtgttttttttttcaaaattgacgcttgatttttgtttatagcgcaaaaaaataaaaaccgcacaggtgaacaaataccatcaaaagaaagccctatttgtggaaaaaaaattacgtaaattttgtttgggagccacgtcccacgaatcacgcaattgtcagttaaagcgacgcagtgccgaatcgcaaaaagtggccgggtaatttggcagccaaatggtccgagggtgaagtggttaaagagtacgggccagattcacagaagaaatacgccagagtatctactgatactcaggcgtattttcaaatttgccgcgttgtatcttaatttgtgattcacaaacaagatacgacggcatttggctaagatccgacaggcttacggcttcgtacgccttcggatcttaggatgcaatacttcggccgccgttgttttccagcgtcgggtatgcaaattagcttttacatcgatccacgaaggtacgcgcgttcgttacgttgtcgctcgtcgttttttcccgttgcaaagttaagcctgctttttcatggcttaactttagatgagccatgttaaagtatggccgtcgttcccgcgtcgaatttcaatttttttttttgcgtaagtacgttacgcacgtggCCAtttacaaacacgtcggggcgccgtaatttcgcacaaagcacagcgggaaatttccaaacggagcatgcgcagaacgtttggcgcgggaacgcgcctaatttaaatggtacatgccccatttgaattaggcgggcttgcgccggacggctttatgctacgccgccgaaagtttacacgcaagtgcttgaggaatcaggcacttgcgctgaaaacttgcggcggtgtaacgtaaagacgatacgttacgccgccgcatttgtacctgaatctggccctacctgTCTATATTGCCCAGTGCCTCAGTTTGGCTGAGATATATTGGGGTCATCAGAACCTTCCATTTGTATAGTATGATGTAGGTAATCACTAGTGACAATAAGCAAAGCCATTGCATTGTGTGCAGCATTATAACACCATTGTGCTATCCCTGCAGCAAAGGTATGTTTCTCTGGGTCACCTAAAGAAGCAGCCATTCCGCATGGAAACACGCTGGCAGTCAGTTGACAGACAGTATCTCTTTTTCTCATCTAATCTCTATTTATTAGGCCTCCATGATGGCCCACATGGGGACTCTCATTGAGTGTGCCTGCACGTGTGTCACCAGAGATTAGAGCATTAGCCTACTCATAGCTGTCTGTAGTGATTAGCTTCTTCCCGCCAAAACTAAAATGCAGGCACATTCATGAATCGCTAAGTGTGTGTTGCCAGAATGCTATTGATCCAGGGCATTAGTCAGTAGCCCACCactggtaaaggaagctttttccCAGCACAGGTCACGTCATTCCCAGTACACTGTATCCCCTCTCACACACTCCCCACCTGCTCCTCTGAGAGCAGCTTATTATGCTCCAAGTCATTCATTATCAATGCAGCATGACATAATGAATGGCTCTCCTATTGTCCTCCGGCCTCATCTGATTGgctcctgagtgtgggaaactaTAACAAACCTCAGACCCACATATCGTTAGCAGGTCTGAGGACTATAAATAGAGCCAGGGGCAATTACAGACAACACACTGCTTTTAAGGATTTACACAAGCTCCTGACCACTTCCAAAAGATGGCACCTAGCCCTGTTCTTCTAGAGGAACATAAGATGATCggcaaggaaaaaaataaggtAAGGATTCTGGTTTTATTTGCcaacataataaatacatttttactatcATAACATTATTGTTATATCATTTCAGTTGCTATACTTACACATTTATGGCTTTATTTTTCACGTGTTATATTTACATCTACTTTTTTTCACCAGTTGCGAAAGCCAGCTGTGGAGAAAATGCGAAGAGACAGAATCAACAGCAGCATCGAACAGCTGAAGGTTCTGCTGGAAAAAGAATTTCATAAGCAGCAGCCCAACGTAAAATTGGAAAAAGCTGACATCTTAGAGATGGCCGTCGCCTATCTGAAACAACACGCTCTGCCCACAATCAACAGTGAGTATTTTTTTGGTGTAGTCGGAGACTAATATGAGTGTAGATTAGTATAGTTTCCTGTTGGACATTAGTGATTGTAATGTAATATTTGTAGAAAATATTTTGattgccatacattatacaatgttcttattcaatttcctttagatttactttcaactatgtagtgcaagagcctgcctgattgcatacagatTGAAAgtgttaaggtttgacctcatattatatggttttggaaaAGCTAAAGGAAAATTGGAcaataaaattgtataatgtatcgcCAGCCTTGGGCAGAAATACATTATTTTTACTTGCATGAGCTGTCAAACCAAACTGGGGTTTGTAGTTCAATACCAGCTGCTATAAACATGTATAGCTAGATTCAAAAAGacgcgcctaacgttaggcaggcgtagcgtatctcatatacgctacgccgccgtaagttagagaagcaagtgctgtattctcaaagcacttgcgtcctaagttacggcggcgtagcgtaaatgacccggcgtaagcgcgcctaattcaaattgtgaagaggtgggcgtgttttatgaaaataaagcatgacccccacgtaaatgacgttttggacgaatggcgcatgcgccgtccgtggacgtatcccagtgcgcatgctccaaattacgccacaaagactcattggtttcgacgtgaacgtaaatgacgcccagccccattcacggacgacttacgcaaacgacgtaaaaatttgacgcgggtccgacgtccatacttaacattggctgggccagctttttggtggactaactttaggcctgaaaacgccttacgtaaatggcgtatctttactgcaacgggcaagcgtacgtttgtgaataggcgtatctcactgatttatgcattctaggcgtaaatcagcgtacacgcccctatcggccgacttaaatagacagctaagatacgacggcgcccctacacgcccctatcggccgacttaaatagacagctaagatacgacggcgcccgccgtcgtatcttagctagatttaagtgtatctcaatttgagaatacacttaaatttacgacggtgcagattcagagttacgacggcgtatctactgatacgccggcgtaaacctctctgaatctggctagtaATGTCTAGCTTCATATTAAGAAGACTGCTACATATATCTGAAAGAACCAATCAGAATCCAGCTGTCATTTCCattgctgtttaaaaaaaaaaggaagaatgtTTCATTGGTTGCTgtgagcaaattataaaagttTTAGCAAAGAACAAGCATTacgtttaaagcagttgtattgtcccagaattgttttatttttttttgtcaaaaggcataatgagctagtgtgcaccacatactagctcattatgaaatacttaccttagaacgaggcatcggtaacttacctggtccacgccgaggtagctggCATGTTGCCtcggcatgtcttccgggtatcgcggtttcagcgctgtgagtggctggagccgcgatgtcaacactcccgcgcgtgcacataggagacttctttccggcaagttCCGGCGTCTGCCAGGCCTTCAGCccagaatcccct
This sequence is a window from Rana temporaria chromosome 10, aRanTem1.1, whole genome shotgun sequence. Protein-coding genes within it:
- the LOC120915429 gene encoding transcription factor HES-5-like gives rise to the protein MAPSPVLLEEHKMIGKEKNKLRKPAVEKMRRDRINSSIEQLKVLLEKEFHKQQPNVKLEKADILEMAVAYLKQHALPTINNMVHHNHHLDMKFKDGYSSCFNEVLGFLSLQPKQRTTEIRLMNHFKPNEAVSVSSVPPSRYNQAKQADLSNSSPLWRPW